Proteins encoded together in one Gigantopelta aegis isolate Gae_Host chromosome 8, Gae_host_genome, whole genome shotgun sequence window:
- the LOC121379732 gene encoding uncharacterized protein LOC121379732, which translates to MGGVWERLIGVSRRILESMLIDVQTLTHDVIVTLMAEVTAIINSRPLVPVSCDPEVPDILTPMTILTHKLDTEKHEAGNIDIKDLYRQQWRRVKHLANVFWTRWRKEYLQTLQSRRKWLDNTDNLKVGDVVLIKDKDCTRMDWPVGRVVEVFPSQDGKVRKIEVAISRNSKLHYCIRPIVDIVLLVTNDS; encoded by the coding sequence ATGGGCGGTGTATGGGAACGATTAATTGGAGTTTCCAGGAGAATTCTGGAATCCATGCTTATTGATGTTCAAACATTAACCCACGATGTGATTGTGACGCTTATGGCTGAAGTCACTGCTATCATCAACTCCCGGCCACTGGTTCCAGTCTCCTGTGATCCCGAAGTACCTGATATACTCACACCGATGACTATTCTCACGCACAAGTTGGACACTGAGAAGCATGAAGCTGGGAACATAGATATAAAAGATTTATATAGACAGCAATGGAGACGCGTTAAACATCTGGCCAATGTTTTCTGGACGCGTTGGAGGAAAGAGTACCTGCAGACACTTCAATCTCGCCGAAAGTGGTTAGACAATACGGATAACTTGAAAGTAGGCGATGTAGTTCTGATCAAAGACAAAGATTGTACTCGAATGGATTGGCCAGTGGGACGTGTCGTCGAGGTATTCCCCAGCCAAGATGGGAAAGTGAGAAAAATCGAGGTGGCCATAAGCAGGAATAGCAAACTTCACTACTGTATCAGACCTATTGTTGACATAGTGCTTCTTGTGACGAATGACAGttag